The Deinococcus proteolyticus MRP genome includes a window with the following:
- a CDS encoding ParB/RepB/Spo0J family partition protein, whose translation MAKKVSAASRINLGKAVENYRREGVDQVELDQIVVIPGHNPRGYATGDSAFEGPAFEALVQSIQSFGDVFQPIVLRRKSSSNLYELIAGERRWRAAKAAGLTHISALVHELDDDQIVRIAREENELRESVSGIDLLFASLDQLANRLEVPVRELRSVLIRARDTGPDFAEGSPEGRVGQWIKALGLPSLATLVRSSRLLELTPDERQAMREGLSQQAALALLDLEDHPKRGELLRQALAEGWSAQQLRERIVQLQGKEISGVQQLARDVRQQLKPRQLARLPIRKQQRVERLLEELHKILNESS comes from the coding sequence ATGGCAAAAAAGGTCAGTGCTGCTTCCCGCATCAATCTAGGAAAAGCTGTAGAAAACTACCGGCGCGAAGGTGTAGATCAAGTTGAACTGGACCAAATCGTGGTGATTCCAGGCCACAATCCACGGGGATATGCGACCGGTGACTCAGCCTTTGAGGGGCCGGCGTTCGAGGCACTTGTACAGAGTATCCAGTCCTTCGGAGACGTATTCCAACCGATTGTGCTGCGGCGGAAATCCTCCAGCAACCTCTATGAACTGATTGCCGGTGAACGGCGTTGGCGAGCCGCCAAAGCTGCCGGTCTGACCCACATCAGTGCCCTGGTACATGAGTTGGATGACGACCAGATTGTGCGTATAGCGCGCGAAGAGAATGAGCTGCGCGAGTCGGTCAGCGGCATTGATCTCCTGTTCGCCTCTTTGGATCAGCTGGCCAACCGTCTGGAGGTGCCGGTACGGGAGTTACGCAGCGTTCTGATTCGTGCCCGCGATACAGGCCCTGACTTTGCAGAGGGGTCACCAGAGGGGCGGGTTGGACAGTGGATTAAGGCCCTGGGCCTTCCTAGCTTGGCCACTCTGGTCCGTTCATCGCGCTTGCTGGAACTGACACCTGACGAGCGCCAGGCCATGCGAGAAGGGCTCAGTCAACAAGCAGCTCTGGCCCTTTTGGATCTGGAAGACCATCCCAAAAGGGGAGAGCTTTTACGGCAAGCCTTGGCGGAAGGGTGGAGTGCCCAGCAGCTGCGCGAAAGGATCGTTCAGTTGCAAGGGAAGGAAATCTCGGGCGTTCAGCAACTCGCCCGCGATGTACGCCAGCAGCTTAAGCCGCGTCAGTTGGCCCGCCTGCCCATCCGGAAGCAGCAACGGGTAGAACGGCTTCTGGAAGAGTTGCATAAGATTCTGAATGAATCCAGCTGA
- a CDS encoding replication initiator protein A, translating into MDRFDEANSARLGLICVQERIPDDYTRWDIEFMVDERPARLTCISPGEYGGVPHGLDGDFATILNVMYLEQGAPESGIVHTTAYQLLQRAGFPDSGQYYQSLQESLDRLKAATYTASESWRDHKRQRWTTVKFNIIERITAETQDGLGFGSGTTLKIQLARPVVESIREKYLKPLDMSFVLSLKRSLTRSLYRVLDAHRYQPGAEMQAAAEFRINLQQWARECKLRETVPARIKRNLESAHKELLERGYLSSVDYEGARGETVIIYRFGDLPTSTPAPEPVIEVVPDAPVTDALRRYGVAPTVARKLVSEYGEALVTQKLEKFEAMIKSGYQARKKSALLVDVIRDISGKYADPEGYQAEPKRAEASLQAASIAKRIEAEEAQLNRQLEKEFLGLDKSEQAARALNQVRMFIGREVSEKSLKALLKSMHEGEVEPYEIYRTVIRAASELRLGDFAHEIREAYGD; encoded by the coding sequence TTGGACCGTTTCGATGAAGCCAATTCCGCCCGGCTAGGTCTGATTTGTGTCCAGGAACGTATTCCTGATGACTACACTCGCTGGGATATCGAATTCATGGTGGATGAGCGACCAGCGCGGCTGACCTGTATTTCGCCGGGCGAGTATGGTGGAGTTCCTCATGGTCTAGACGGAGATTTTGCGACCATCCTGAATGTGATGTACCTCGAGCAGGGCGCTCCAGAATCCGGAATTGTCCATACTACGGCTTATCAGCTTCTACAGAGAGCTGGTTTCCCTGATTCTGGACAATATTATCAATCTCTTCAGGAGAGTTTGGACCGTTTGAAAGCCGCTACTTACACTGCCAGCGAATCCTGGCGTGACCATAAGAGGCAACGTTGGACCACAGTTAAGTTCAATATCATCGAGCGCATTACTGCGGAAACACAAGACGGGCTAGGTTTTGGCAGTGGAACAACGCTTAAGATTCAATTGGCACGCCCTGTGGTTGAAAGTATTAGGGAGAAATATCTAAAGCCTTTAGATATGAGCTTTGTTCTAAGTTTAAAACGCTCTCTCACCCGCAGCCTTTACAGAGTATTGGATGCCCATCGCTATCAACCTGGAGCTGAAATGCAGGCTGCTGCGGAATTTCGTATTAATCTTCAGCAATGGGCTAGGGAATGCAAATTACGTGAAACTGTGCCGGCGCGCATTAAGCGAAATCTTGAAAGTGCCCACAAAGAACTTCTTGAGCGTGGCTATCTTTCTTCCGTAGATTATGAAGGTGCCAGGGGCGAGACTGTCATCATTTATAGATTTGGCGATCTTCCCACCAGCACTCCCGCACCTGAGCCGGTGATTGAAGTTGTTCCGGATGCTCCAGTAACAGATGCCTTGCGGCGCTATGGTGTAGCTCCTACTGTCGCACGCAAACTGGTTTCTGAGTATGGAGAAGCACTGGTAACTCAGAAACTTGAGAAATTCGAAGCCATGATCAAGAGTGGTTACCAGGCTCGTAAAAAAAGCGCCCTACTTGTAGACGTTATCAGGGATATTTCGGGCAAGTACGCTGATCCTGAGGGGTATCAGGCGGAGCCCAAGCGGGCTGAAGCTTCTCTTCAAGCTGCTAGTATTGCTAAAAGGATAGAAGCAGAAGAAGCCCAGCTTAATCGCCAGCTTGAAAAAGAATTTCTAGGCCTTGATAAATCCGAACAGGCCGCTCGGGCCCTGAATCAGGTTCGAATGTTTATCGGCCGCGAAGTATCGGAAAAGTCTCTCAAGGCGCTTCTCAAATCGATGCACGAAGGAGAGGTTGAGCCATACGAAATTTACCGCACCGTTATCCGGGCGGCCTCTGAGCTCCGTCTGGGAGATTTTGCCCATGAGATTCGAGAGGCGTACGGCGATTAG